In Falco cherrug isolate bFalChe1 chromosome 5, bFalChe1.pri, whole genome shotgun sequence, one DNA window encodes the following:
- the RABL3 gene encoding rab-like protein 3: MAALDRVKVLVLGDSGVGKSSLVHLLCQNQVLGNPSWTVGCSVDVRIHDYKEGTPEEKTYYIELWDVGGSVGSATSVKSTRAVFYNLLNGIILVHDLTNKKSSQNLYRWSLEALNRDVAPTGVLVTNGDYDREQFADNQIPLLVIGTKLDQIPETKRNEVLTRTAFLAEDFNAEEINLDCTNPRYLAAGSSNAVKLSRFFDKVIEKRYFLRDGNQIPGFSERKRFGGGTLKSLHYD; this comes from the exons ATGGCGGCTTTGGACAGGGTCAAGGTGCTGGTGTTGGGCGACTCTG GTGTCGGCAAGTCTTCGCTTGTGCATCTCCTGTGCCAGAACCAGGTGCTGGGAAACCCGTCCTGGACCGTGGGCTGCTCGGTGGACGTTCGA ATACATGACTACAAAGAAGGGACTCCAGAAGAGAAGACCTACTACATTGAGCTGTGGGATGTTGGAGGTTCAGTGGGTAGTGCCACTAGTGTGAAAAGCACACGAGCAGTATTTTATAACTTGCTGAATG GGATAATTTTAGTGCATGACTTAACTAACAAGAAATCATCCCAGAATTTGTATCGCTGGTCTTTGGAAGCACTCAACAGAGATGTTGCTCCAACAGGAGTTCTCGTGACAAATGG TGACTATGACCGTGAACAGTTTGCTGATAACCAAATTCCACTGCTGGTAATAGGAACTAAGCTGGATCAGATCCCAGAAACTAAGCGGAATGAAGTTTTGACCAGAACAGCTTTCTTGGCTGAGGACTTCAATGCTGAAGAGATAAATCTG GATTGTACCAATCCTCGTTACCTGGCTGCAGGTTCATCCAACGCTGTCAAACTAAGCAGGTTTTTTGATAAA GTCATAGAGAAGAGATACTTCTTAAGAGATGGCAATCAG ATTCCTGGcttctctgaaaggaaaaggtttgGAGGAGGGACACTGAAGAGCCTTCATTATGACTGA